The Osmia lignaria lignaria isolate PbOS001 chromosome 14, iyOsmLign1, whole genome shotgun sequence genome has a window encoding:
- the LOC143306069 gene encoding uncharacterized protein LOC143306069 isoform X2, whose protein sequence is MEQSMMIINNHSQNDQMIRKETEPWFNEQNLNINQEQPLSSETPYYKYQNNIGVPVGISTNIQWWRDSSITNIVMQSEYQPEIARSSNCSLMNHCISAQLSDQLEEVELNSTKAMKSKQLKKSKTMKVCREPLKRTKNPEMWKVNVKKNARLRGEEYIGVGGKIVPAKTMGPPCKCRIRCTEKIDEVSREELHNVFWKTCSWEQRKQYVALLVKESPKQRTRCRGNVKSEHRRQVTFTYSLLLKGEFITVCKCMFLSTFSVSEKFVRHVMEKKRISPGGIIGPDQRGKHIPKTKKSESVKDRVREHIRSFPTEKLINPKNRIEKGYLDSRLSIAAMHKLYVLKCKEEGVFESDIVKESYYREMFKTEFNLGFEREESKDGKQLPGII, encoded by the exons atggAGCAAAGTATGATGATAATAAATAACCATAGTCAGAATGATCAGATGAtaagaaaagaaacagaacCTTGGTTCAACGAAcaaaatttaaacataaatCAAGAACAGCCATTATCATCTGAGACACCTTATTATAAATATCAGAATAATATAG GTGTTCCAGTTGGTATATCGACAAATATTCAATGGTGGAGAGATTCATCGATCACAAATATAGTAATGCAATCCGAATATCAACCGGAAATAGCTCGTTCATCAAATTGCTCATTAATGA ATCACTGCATAAGTGCTCAGTTATCAGATCAATTAGAAGAGGTAGAGTTAAACTCAACAAAAGCTATGAAAtctaaacaattaaaaaaatcaaaaacaatgAAGGTATGTAGAGAACCTTTAAAACGTACAAAAAATCCAGAAATGTGGAAagtaaatgtaaaaaagaatGCTAGACTAAGAGGTGAAGAATACATTGGAGTTGGag GAAAAATAGTACCAGCAAAAACCATGGGGCCACCTTGTAAATGTCGCATACGTTGTACCGAAAAAATTGATGAAGTATCTCGAGAAGAGTTGCATAATGTTTTTTGGAAAACATGCAGCTGGGAACAACGAAAACAATATGTTGCATTATTAGTCAAGGAATCTCCAAAGCAACGAACTCGGTGTCGCGGAAATGTTAAATCGGAACATCGTAGACAAGTTACTTTCACTTACTCTCTTTTATTAAAAGGAGAGTTTATCACAGTGTGTAAGTGCATGTTCCTGAGTACTTTTTCAGTGTCTGAGAAATTTGTGCGACACGTAATGGAGAAAAAAAGGATATCTCCTGGAGGAATTATAGGGCCAGACCAAAGAGGAAAGCATATaccaaaaacaaaaaagagcGAAAGTGTTAAGGATAGAGTGCGCGAACATATTAGATCGTTTCCAacggaaaaattgataaatccaAAAAATCGTATAGAAAAAGGATATCTAGACTCTAGATTAAGTATAGCCGCTATGCATAAACTTTATGTGTTAAAGTGTAAAGAAGAAGGCGTTTTCGAAAGTGACATAGTTAAGGAAAGTTATTACAGGGAAATGTTTAAGACGGAATTTAATCTTGGTTTTGAACGAGAAGAATCTAAAGATGGCAAACAGTTACCAGGTATTATTTAA
- the LOC143306069 gene encoding uncharacterized protein LOC143306069 isoform X1: MEQSMMIINNHSQNDQMIRKETEPWFNEQNLNINQEQPLSSETPYYKYQNNIVGVPVGISTNIQWWRDSSITNIVMQSEYQPEIARSSNCSLMNHCISAQLSDQLEEVELNSTKAMKSKQLKKSKTMKVCREPLKRTKNPEMWKVNVKKNARLRGEEYIGVGGKIVPAKTMGPPCKCRIRCTEKIDEVSREELHNVFWKTCSWEQRKQYVALLVKESPKQRTRCRGNVKSEHRRQVTFTYSLLLKGEFITVCKCMFLSTFSVSEKFVRHVMEKKRISPGGIIGPDQRGKHIPKTKKSESVKDRVREHIRSFPTEKLINPKNRIEKGYLDSRLSIAAMHKLYVLKCKEEGVFESDIVKESYYREMFKTEFNLGFEREESKDGKQLPGII, translated from the exons atggAGCAAAGTATGATGATAATAAATAACCATAGTCAGAATGATCAGATGAtaagaaaagaaacagaacCTTGGTTCAACGAAcaaaatttaaacataaatCAAGAACAGCCATTATCATCTGAGACACCTTATTATAAATATCAGAATAATATAG TAGGTGTTCCAGTTGGTATATCGACAAATATTCAATGGTGGAGAGATTCATCGATCACAAATATAGTAATGCAATCCGAATATCAACCGGAAATAGCTCGTTCATCAAATTGCTCATTAATGA ATCACTGCATAAGTGCTCAGTTATCAGATCAATTAGAAGAGGTAGAGTTAAACTCAACAAAAGCTATGAAAtctaaacaattaaaaaaatcaaaaacaatgAAGGTATGTAGAGAACCTTTAAAACGTACAAAAAATCCAGAAATGTGGAAagtaaatgtaaaaaagaatGCTAGACTAAGAGGTGAAGAATACATTGGAGTTGGag GAAAAATAGTACCAGCAAAAACCATGGGGCCACCTTGTAAATGTCGCATACGTTGTACCGAAAAAATTGATGAAGTATCTCGAGAAGAGTTGCATAATGTTTTTTGGAAAACATGCAGCTGGGAACAACGAAAACAATATGTTGCATTATTAGTCAAGGAATCTCCAAAGCAACGAACTCGGTGTCGCGGAAATGTTAAATCGGAACATCGTAGACAAGTTACTTTCACTTACTCTCTTTTATTAAAAGGAGAGTTTATCACAGTGTGTAAGTGCATGTTCCTGAGTACTTTTTCAGTGTCTGAGAAATTTGTGCGACACGTAATGGAGAAAAAAAGGATATCTCCTGGAGGAATTATAGGGCCAGACCAAAGAGGAAAGCATATaccaaaaacaaaaaagagcGAAAGTGTTAAGGATAGAGTGCGCGAACATATTAGATCGTTTCCAacggaaaaattgataaatccaAAAAATCGTATAGAAAAAGGATATCTAGACTCTAGATTAAGTATAGCCGCTATGCATAAACTTTATGTGTTAAAGTGTAAAGAAGAAGGCGTTTTCGAAAGTGACATAGTTAAGGAAAGTTATTACAGGGAAATGTTTAAGACGGAATTTAATCTTGGTTTTGAACGAGAAGAATCTAAAGATGGCAAACAGTTACCAGGTATTATTTAA